Proteins co-encoded in one Gleimia hominis genomic window:
- a CDS encoding AMP-dependent synthetase/ligase: MLFRGRNRSHPNRSECTVYDFMVKRARKSPNQVAVRRRRGVGGWTGVTARQLLNEIDECARGFLGMGLKKGDRVAIMASTSYEWMLLDYAASSLGIVIVPIYDSDSAEQITWITRKAHIQMAICDTIQRYELLEHACAPTVKQFLTLESDGLQTLIDAGAHVDENQLTTAQSQPQIDDIATIIFTSGTTGKPKGAILRHRNFVDTIYAIHERIPYAIGDPNQSLLLFLPLAHVLARFVQYAVLAGPAVVAHSPDTKNLLTDMESLKPSALLLVPRVLEKIYNAAEAKAGKGLRLKLFRWAASRAIAFSKAQHTRLGPSARLRAEKALAHRLVLHRVTDVLGPMQYMVIGGAPLSSDLGHFFHGLGIEILQGWGLSETTGPATLSDPVTTPMESVGSALPGNELRISSDGEVCVRGDVVFHGYLDDPEQTQEALQDGWFHTGDLGTLDERGNLTITGRMKDLIVTAGGKNVSPAVLEDALITHPLIAHVVVVGEKRPYIGALITLDEEMLPTWLENHGLDPISPIAATHDPNVRASLDRAIKRANKAVSRAESIRRFRIINAQFTVDNGYLTPSLKIKRNVITRDFANEIDALYNEEDD, encoded by the coding sequence GTGTTGTTTCGTGGACGCAACCGTTCGCACCCTAACCGCAGTGAATGCACCGTTTACGATTTCATGGTTAAACGCGCGCGTAAATCACCGAACCAGGTTGCTGTCCGCCGGCGCCGTGGCGTGGGCGGTTGGACCGGGGTTACCGCGCGGCAACTGCTCAACGAAATCGATGAGTGTGCCCGCGGTTTCCTCGGGATGGGCCTGAAAAAAGGTGATCGGGTGGCGATCATGGCATCCACTTCATACGAATGGATGCTGCTCGACTACGCGGCGTCCTCCCTGGGTATCGTCATCGTTCCGATTTACGATTCAGACTCCGCTGAGCAAATCACGTGGATTACCCGTAAAGCACACATTCAAATGGCGATCTGTGACACGATTCAACGCTATGAACTGCTGGAACACGCGTGCGCCCCCACTGTGAAACAGTTCCTCACCCTCGAATCAGACGGCCTACAAACCCTCATTGACGCGGGCGCTCACGTAGACGAAAATCAGCTCACCACGGCGCAGTCGCAGCCACAAATTGATGACATCGCGACGATCATATTCACCTCTGGCACCACCGGTAAGCCGAAAGGCGCGATTCTAAGGCACCGCAACTTCGTCGATACGATCTACGCGATCCACGAGCGGATTCCTTATGCGATCGGCGACCCGAATCAGAGTTTGCTGCTCTTTCTCCCGCTCGCGCATGTGCTCGCCCGCTTTGTGCAATACGCGGTTCTAGCCGGCCCCGCCGTGGTCGCTCACAGCCCCGACACGAAGAACCTCCTCACGGACATGGAGAGCCTTAAACCATCTGCCCTCCTCTTGGTCCCACGCGTGCTCGAAAAAATCTATAATGCTGCGGAAGCGAAAGCCGGCAAGGGTTTGCGTCTAAAACTGTTCCGCTGGGCGGCGTCGCGCGCCATCGCGTTCTCGAAAGCACAGCACACCCGCCTGGGCCCATCGGCGCGTCTGCGTGCCGAAAAAGCGCTCGCCCACCGCCTGGTGCTCCACCGGGTGACGGATGTGCTCGGCCCAATGCAGTACATGGTGATTGGTGGCGCCCCCCTGTCTTCCGATTTAGGGCACTTCTTTCACGGCCTCGGCATCGAGATTTTGCAAGGCTGGGGACTATCGGAAACTACCGGCCCCGCCACCCTCTCAGACCCCGTCACGACCCCCATGGAATCCGTTGGTTCGGCTCTGCCAGGCAACGAACTGCGCATCAGCTCCGACGGAGAAGTGTGCGTGCGTGGCGACGTGGTGTTCCACGGGTACCTCGACGACCCAGAACAGACCCAAGAGGCACTTCAAGACGGGTGGTTCCACACCGGTGACCTCGGCACGTTAGATGAGCGTGGGAACCTCACCATTACGGGGCGGATGAAAGACCTCATCGTCACGGCGGGTGGGAAGAACGTGTCCCCGGCCGTGCTGGAGGACGCGTTGATAACCCACCCTCTCATCGCCCACGTGGTGGTGGTCGGTGAGAAACGCCCCTACATCGGAGCCCTAATTACGCTGGATGAAGAAATGCTCCCAACCTGGCTGGAAAACCATGGGCTAGACCCCATCTCCCCGATCGCAGCCACGCACGACCCGAACGTGCGGGCCTCCTTGGACCGCGCCATTAAACGCGCTAACAAAGCGGTGTCCCGCGCGGAGTCAATCCGCCGGTTCCGCATCATCAACGCGCAGTTCACGGTCGACAACGGGTACCTCACGCCCTCACTGAAAATCAAACGCAACGTAATCACCCGTGACTTCGCAAACGAAATCGACGCGCTGTACAACGAGGAAGACGACTAG
- a CDS encoding methylated-DNA--[protein]-cysteine S-methyltransferase: MVLRSTLTVSPIGDLILSARSDELVACQFADHTRTDNPYVGVWVSPADSVLSNAAEELAAYFEGELRTFAVPHSVSGPAFSERVWRALETIPYGDTVSYGDIARKLGKPGAARAVGSAVGRNPLCIVLPCHRVIGADGSITGFTGGVERKRALLQLEYRATHAPHTRSADLLSGL, translated from the coding sequence GTGGTTTTGCGGAGCACTTTGACGGTGAGCCCGATTGGGGACTTAATCTTGTCGGCGCGTTCAGATGAGCTAGTTGCGTGTCAGTTTGCGGATCATACCCGCACGGATAACCCCTACGTCGGGGTGTGGGTGTCCCCGGCAGATTCGGTTTTGTCGAATGCGGCTGAAGAGTTGGCGGCTTATTTTGAGGGCGAGTTGCGCACCTTCGCGGTGCCCCATAGTGTGAGTGGCCCAGCTTTTAGTGAGCGCGTGTGGCGGGCTTTAGAAACGATTCCTTATGGGGACACGGTTTCGTATGGGGATATTGCCCGAAAGCTCGGTAAGCCTGGTGCTGCCCGGGCAGTTGGATCCGCGGTGGGGCGTAACCCCCTGTGTATTGTGTTGCCGTGCCACCGGGTGATTGGTGCTGACGGGTCTATCACGGGATTCACCGGTGGGGTGGAACGCAAACGTGCCCTCTTGCAGCTTGAGTACCGGGCTACGCACGCTCCGCACACGCGCTCTGCCGATCTGCTGTCTGGCCTCTGA
- a CDS encoding HAD family hydrolase: MRNVTNLNALPEQTQRALSRVRLAVVDMDGTLLLPGGDFPPGMWDVLGELDDAGITFVPVSGRQQYTLARMFDPHHPGMTLIGENGGMIRRDGHGEPTVVFEPDLVHALIDAVRQLRAENYDVGLLLSTPEGAYVERTDQPFLDQVLYYNVRTNQIGDLHEAGASPCTKMALYDFGHPDTGSYARLAPFKDQLQIVRAADHWLDFMPLGSNKGVAVRTLQTDLGISHDETIGFGDYENDNELLDACGFSFAMANAHENVFPHARYVAEHHAHAGVLKVMKWILSHRR, encoded by the coding sequence ATGCGCAACGTTACGAACCTGAATGCACTTCCAGAACAAACCCAGCGGGCACTATCGCGCGTACGCCTCGCGGTAGTGGACATGGACGGCACGCTTTTGCTGCCCGGCGGAGATTTTCCGCCCGGCATGTGGGACGTGCTGGGCGAGCTGGATGACGCTGGCATTACATTCGTGCCTGTGTCGGGGCGCCAGCAATACACGCTTGCACGCATGTTCGACCCACACCACCCGGGGATGACGCTGATTGGCGAAAACGGTGGGATGATCCGCCGCGACGGACACGGCGAACCTACCGTCGTGTTCGAACCCGATCTGGTGCACGCGCTGATTGACGCGGTGCGGCAACTGCGTGCAGAAAACTATGACGTGGGCTTGCTGCTTTCCACTCCCGAAGGCGCCTACGTTGAACGCACCGACCAGCCGTTCTTGGACCAAGTGCTGTACTACAACGTGCGCACCAACCAGATTGGTGATTTGCATGAGGCAGGCGCGTCCCCATGCACGAAAATGGCGCTGTACGACTTCGGCCATCCGGACACAGGTTCGTACGCTCGGCTGGCACCGTTCAAAGATCAGCTGCAGATCGTGCGGGCAGCTGACCACTGGTTAGACTTCATGCCCCTGGGGTCAAACAAGGGCGTTGCCGTGCGCACGCTGCAAACTGATTTGGGGATCAGCCACGACGAAACCATCGGGTTTGGTGACTACGAGAACGACAACGAACTGTTGGACGCGTGCGGATTTTCTTTTGCGATGGCGAACGCCCACGAGAACGTATTTCCACACGCTCGCTACGTCGCCGAGCATCACGCGCACGCGGGTGTGCTCAAAGTAATGAAGTGGATCTTAAGCCACCGTCGTTAG
- the glnA gene encoding type I glutamate--ammonia ligase, with protein sequence MFESSEQALTYVEEHDIEFIDIRFCDLVGVQQHFTVPADQLADVLEAGVMFDGSSIRGFTQIHESDMKLIPDVTSAYVDPFRTHPTLVILFSIVDPFTDEPFSRDPRQVAAKAEAYLRSTGIADTCYVGAEAEFYVFDTVSYQTQPHDTSFFIDSDEGYWNSGRKGTREHPNLAHTIGRKGGYTPVGPADDKAELRDSIASTLAQVGLHVERGHHECGSGGQHEINYRFDSLRTAADDLLKFKYVVKNRTHEFNQTATFMPKPLFGDNGSGMHCHFSLWQNGEPLFYDANGYGQLSDTARWFIGGLLAHAPALLAFTNPSINSFRRLVPGFEAPVNLVYSARNRSACIRIPVTGTSPKAKRVEYRVPDPTANPYLAFAACLMAGIDGIRNRIEPREPIDKDLYELPPEEYHDIEKLPASLEAALDALEEDHEFLLDGDVFTQDLVETWIRYKREQEIAPMRAYPHPYEFELYYNL encoded by the coding sequence ATGTTCGAATCGTCAGAGCAAGCGCTGACATATGTGGAAGAACACGACATCGAGTTTATTGATATTCGTTTCTGTGACCTAGTGGGGGTGCAGCAGCATTTCACTGTTCCAGCCGACCAGCTGGCAGACGTTCTGGAAGCAGGCGTTATGTTCGACGGTTCTTCAATCCGCGGGTTCACCCAAATTCACGAGTCCGACATGAAGCTAATTCCGGACGTCACTTCCGCGTACGTGGACCCATTCCGCACGCATCCGACGCTCGTGATCCTGTTTTCGATTGTGGATCCGTTCACTGACGAACCTTTCTCGCGCGACCCACGCCAGGTAGCCGCAAAAGCGGAAGCATATCTGCGTTCAACCGGGATTGCGGACACGTGTTACGTGGGTGCGGAAGCGGAGTTTTACGTATTCGACACCGTTTCGTATCAAACCCAGCCGCACGACACGTCCTTCTTTATTGATTCCGATGAGGGATATTGGAACTCGGGGCGCAAAGGTACGCGGGAGCATCCGAACCTCGCGCACACGATTGGCCGCAAAGGTGGGTACACGCCCGTGGGGCCGGCTGATGATAAGGCGGAGCTGCGTGACTCGATCGCGTCCACACTGGCGCAAGTGGGTTTGCACGTGGAACGCGGCCACCACGAATGCGGTTCCGGTGGGCAGCATGAGATTAACTACCGGTTCGATTCCCTCCGTACCGCTGCGGATGATTTGTTGAAGTTCAAATACGTGGTGAAAAACCGCACGCACGAGTTCAACCAGACCGCCACGTTCATGCCTAAACCCCTGTTTGGCGACAACGGCTCGGGGATGCACTGCCACTTCTCCCTGTGGCAAAACGGGGAACCCCTGTTTTACGACGCAAACGGGTACGGGCAGTTGTCGGACACGGCCCGCTGGTTTATTGGCGGACTCCTGGCCCACGCTCCGGCGTTGCTGGCGTTCACGAACCCGTCAATTAACTCTTTTAGGCGGCTAGTTCCCGGTTTTGAGGCGCCCGTGAACCTCGTGTACTCCGCGCGGAACCGGTCGGCGTGCATCCGCATTCCAGTTACTGGCACGTCACCGAAAGCGAAACGCGTCGAGTATCGCGTGCCCGACCCCACCGCGAACCCGTACTTAGCGTTCGCCGCGTGCCTCATGGCGGGAATAGATGGGATCCGCAACCGGATCGAACCCCGCGAACCCATCGATAAGGACCTCTACGAGCTGCCGCCTGAGGAATACCACGACATCGAAAAACTACCGGCGTCACTGGAAGCTGCGTTGGACGCGCTCGAAGAGGACCACGAGTTTTTGCTCGACGGTGATGTGTTCACCCAAGACCTGGTGGAAACGTGGATTCGGTACAAGCGCGAGCAAGAAATCGCGCCGATGCGCGCCTACCCCCATCCGTACGAGTTCGAACTGTACTACAACCTGTAG
- the uvrC gene encoding excinuclease ABC subunit UvrC, translating into MADPSTYAPARSQIPTDPGVYRFRDRQGRVIYVGKAKNLRNRLSSYFNDVEHLHPRTHRMVTTASSVQWTVVKNEVEALTLEYSWIKQYSPRFNIIFRDDKSYPYLAVSMGEEIPRMQVMRGARKPGTRYFGPYSQVYALHKTVDQLQSVFPVRTCSAGVLRRAQASGRPCLLGDIDRCSAPCVGRISLEDHRAMAEEICRFMAGKVGPFIRARKEEMREAADALDFERAARLRDDIKALEQIQEQNVVVLNDGTDADFFALVSDELESAVQVFHVRGGRIRGARAWVIDREENVDDAELMERLLQQAYADVDQDPTARQREAAVSVDDVEHTPTSAIPAQVLVSVLPTKQAVMQRWLSKQRGAHVELLKPQRGDKRKLMDTVRSNAKETMRLHKMRRAGDLTQRTRSLNDLVDALGLEEAPLRIECYDISHTQGSYPVGSMVVFEDGAPRKKDYRHFIVRGTQEGTHDDTAAMREVLTRRFKRLLAEEAGIEGEDADGVPFESGAVDPNTGLPRRFSYRPDLVVVDGGLPQVNAAQATLDELGVDIPVIGLAKRLEEVWIPNDEYPAILPRTSEGLYLLQYLRDESHRFAITHHRKRRGKAMTKSVLDTVPGLGPAKQKALLRHFKSVKRIRAATREQLQEVKGIGPELARQIDERLAKKPGSEPKPR; encoded by the coding sequence GTGGCTGATCCTTCTACATATGCGCCTGCGCGCTCGCAGATCCCTACGGACCCGGGCGTGTATCGTTTCCGTGACCGGCAGGGCCGCGTGATTTACGTGGGGAAGGCGAAGAATCTGCGTAACCGCTTATCGTCTTATTTCAACGACGTGGAACATCTGCACCCGCGCACCCACCGGATGGTCACGACCGCCAGTTCTGTTCAGTGGACGGTCGTTAAAAATGAGGTGGAGGCCCTCACGTTGGAGTACTCGTGGATTAAACAGTACTCCCCGCGATTCAACATCATTTTCCGAGACGACAAGTCTTACCCCTACCTGGCGGTTTCAATGGGGGAGGAGATCCCCCGCATGCAGGTGATGAGGGGGGCGCGTAAACCTGGCACCCGGTATTTCGGCCCGTATTCGCAGGTGTACGCGCTGCATAAGACAGTGGATCAGCTGCAGAGCGTGTTCCCGGTGCGCACGTGCAGTGCGGGGGTGCTGCGCCGGGCACAAGCATCGGGGCGGCCGTGTCTGCTGGGGGATATCGACCGGTGCAGTGCCCCCTGCGTGGGGCGGATTTCGCTGGAGGACCACCGAGCTATGGCAGAGGAGATCTGCCGGTTCATGGCCGGTAAGGTGGGGCCGTTTATTCGCGCGCGCAAGGAGGAGATGCGTGAGGCTGCGGACGCGTTGGATTTTGAACGGGCCGCGCGGCTGCGCGACGACATTAAAGCCTTGGAGCAGATTCAAGAGCAGAACGTTGTGGTGTTGAACGACGGTACGGATGCGGACTTCTTCGCGCTCGTATCGGACGAGCTGGAATCCGCGGTGCAGGTGTTTCACGTGCGGGGAGGCCGGATTCGGGGTGCGCGCGCGTGGGTCATCGATCGGGAAGAAAACGTGGATGACGCGGAGCTGATGGAACGTCTGCTGCAGCAAGCGTACGCGGACGTCGATCAGGATCCGACAGCGCGGCAGCGAGAAGCAGCGGTATCGGTGGACGACGTGGAACACACGCCTACATCCGCGATTCCAGCTCAGGTCCTCGTGTCAGTGCTGCCCACCAAACAAGCGGTGATGCAGCGGTGGCTCAGTAAGCAGCGGGGGGCACACGTTGAGCTGCTGAAGCCTCAACGGGGGGACAAACGAAAGCTCATGGACACGGTGCGTTCGAATGCAAAGGAGACCATGCGGTTGCACAAGATGCGTCGCGCTGGAGATTTGACGCAGCGCACGCGGTCTTTAAACGATCTCGTGGACGCCTTGGGACTCGAAGAAGCTCCCCTGCGAATAGAGTGCTATGACATTTCTCATACCCAGGGTAGCTATCCGGTGGGATCCATGGTGGTGTTTGAGGACGGAGCGCCCCGTAAGAAGGACTATCGGCACTTCATCGTGCGCGGCACGCAAGAGGGCACGCACGACGACACGGCTGCGATGCGCGAAGTGCTGACGCGGCGGTTTAAACGCCTCTTGGCGGAAGAAGCGGGGATTGAAGGTGAGGACGCCGATGGGGTTCCTTTTGAATCCGGCGCGGTGGATCCAAACACGGGCTTGCCCCGCAGGTTCTCGTACCGTCCCGACCTGGTGGTAGTTGATGGCGGACTTCCCCAAGTTAATGCCGCGCAGGCCACGCTCGACGAGTTAGGCGTCGACATTCCCGTAATTGGGTTGGCGAAACGGCTTGAGGAAGTGTGGATCCCGAACGATGAGTATCCAGCGATTTTGCCGCGCACCTCAGAGGGACTGTATCTACTGCAGTATCTGCGCGATGAGTCTCACCGATTTGCCATCACTCACCACCGCAAGCGGCGGGGCAAGGCGATGACAAAGTCCGTGCTGGATACGGTGCCGGGGTTGGGGCCAGCGAAGCAGAAGGCTTTGCTGCGCCACTTCAAATCCGTGAAACGCATCCGCGCCGCCACGCGGGAGCAGCTGCAGGAGGTCAAGGGGATCGGCCCGGAGCTCGCCCGTCAGATCGATGAGCGCCTAGCGAAAAAACCAGGTTCTGAACCCAAACCGCGGTGA
- the rapZ gene encoding RNase adapter RapZ yields MTSNNPSSPSDPQRKQSDSNPPTFPAGIPLLDETSRLPKNPDPEMLIITGQSGAGRTRAAMALEDLDWYVVDNLPPNLLPALAGMMTADGGGVHRLGAVVDVRSREFFRDFSSVLHQLDEEKINFRLIYLECDEATLVRRYESNRRPHPLQGDGRILDGIRLERETLEPVRKMADVIIDTTSMSVHDLTRHMRDVVAGAGDTPLKLTVMSFGFKYGIPLDADHVVDVRFLKNPYWVTELRHLTGRDEPVARYVMEQEGARDFAVGYANLLAPMLRGYLSELKPFVTIAVGCTGGKHRSVAMTELIARTLRDYDFPVRVLHRDLGRE; encoded by the coding sequence ATGACTTCAAACAACCCTTCTTCCCCATCTGATCCACAGCGGAAGCAATCTGATTCGAATCCGCCCACGTTCCCGGCGGGCATCCCCCTGCTAGACGAAACTTCCCGGCTTCCGAAGAATCCGGATCCGGAAATGCTCATAATCACCGGCCAATCGGGAGCTGGCCGCACGCGTGCGGCAATGGCTCTGGAGGACCTGGATTGGTACGTGGTGGATAATCTGCCTCCAAACTTGTTGCCAGCACTGGCGGGCATGATGACCGCCGATGGCGGGGGTGTACACCGGCTAGGAGCGGTTGTGGACGTGCGCAGCCGAGAGTTTTTTCGCGACTTCTCTTCTGTTTTGCACCAGTTGGATGAGGAGAAGATTAACTTCCGCCTCATCTATTTGGAATGCGATGAGGCCACGCTGGTGCGCCGATATGAGTCGAACCGGCGGCCGCACCCACTGCAGGGTGACGGGCGGATTCTCGATGGGATTCGGTTAGAACGCGAGACGCTGGAGCCGGTGCGGAAAATGGCGGACGTGATTATCGACACGACGAGCATGAGTGTGCACGACCTGACGCGCCACATGCGGGACGTGGTCGCGGGAGCGGGGGATACGCCTTTGAAGCTCACGGTAATGTCGTTCGGTTTCAAGTATGGGATTCCCCTGGATGCCGACCACGTGGTCGACGTGCGGTTTTTGAAAAACCCTTATTGGGTAACGGAGCTGCGCCACCTCACGGGCCGGGATGAGCCGGTAGCGCGGTATGTGATGGAGCAAGAGGGGGCGCGTGATTTCGCCGTGGGGTACGCTAATCTTCTGGCGCCGATGCTGCGAGGATACCTGTCGGAGCTGAAACCGTTTGTGACGATCGCGGTGGGGTGTACGGGCGGTAAACACCGGTCGGTGGCGATGACCGAACTGATTGCGCGCACGCTTCGGGATTACGATTTTCCCGTGCGAGTGCTTCACCGGGATTTAGGAAGGGAATGA
- a CDS encoding gluconeogenesis factor YvcK family protein, translated as MGLLDEEGWPKRGETGARVVAFGGGHGLSATLRALRHITHNLTAVVTVADDGGSSGRLRDEMDVLPPGDLRMALSALCDESEWGLTWRDVLQHRFKTDGSLDNHALGNLLIVALWQLLEDQVSGLDWVARLLGAHGRVLPMAAVPLQIEADLDCAGQKRTIRGQAQVAKAAGKVEHIRLIPNDPPVVPEVLEAIEQADWVVLGPGSWYTSVLPHLLVSDIHEALVRTPARRALILNLSTQVGETDEMSSADHVRVLAEHAPDLALDVIIAEPAVVDDIDELEEAARKVGARLLLRQVSMGGNRALHDPLRLAAALRDAFEGVLGQVGHPETWLA; from the coding sequence TTGGGGCTTCTAGACGAAGAGGGCTGGCCCAAGCGTGGTGAAACCGGGGCGCGCGTAGTTGCGTTCGGGGGTGGGCACGGGTTGTCCGCCACGCTGCGGGCGCTGCGGCACATTACGCACAACCTCACGGCAGTGGTGACGGTAGCGGACGACGGCGGTTCGTCGGGCCGGCTGCGCGACGAAATGGACGTGCTTCCACCCGGTGATTTACGCATGGCCCTGTCGGCGCTGTGTGACGAGTCAGAATGGGGTTTAACCTGGCGGGACGTGCTGCAGCACAGGTTTAAGACGGACGGGTCGTTGGATAACCACGCGCTCGGAAACCTCTTGATCGTGGCCCTGTGGCAGCTGTTGGAGGACCAGGTTTCGGGCTTAGATTGGGTGGCGCGCCTGCTGGGTGCGCACGGCCGGGTTCTGCCGATGGCGGCGGTGCCTTTGCAGATTGAAGCAGATTTGGATTGTGCCGGGCAAAAACGCACGATCCGCGGGCAGGCGCAGGTTGCGAAGGCCGCGGGAAAAGTTGAGCACATCCGGCTGATTCCCAACGACCCTCCCGTGGTTCCAGAAGTGCTGGAGGCAATTGAGCAGGCCGATTGGGTGGTGCTCGGCCCGGGCTCTTGGTACACCTCGGTGTTGCCGCACCTTCTGGTGTCCGATATTCACGAGGCCCTGGTGCGCACGCCTGCGCGCCGCGCGCTCATCTTGAATCTGTCCACACAAGTGGGGGAGACAGACGAGATGTCTTCAGCAGACCACGTGCGTGTCCTCGCTGAGCACGCGCCTGATTTGGCATTGGACGTGATTATTGCCGAACCCGCCGTTGTTGACGATATTGATGAGCTTGAGGAGGCAGCCCGCAAAGTGGGGGCGCGCCTACTGCTGCGACAAGTGTCAATGGGTGGCAACCGAGCGCTGCATGATCCGCTGCGGTTAGCGGCTGCACTGCGGGATGCGTTCGAGGGGGTACTGGGGCAGGTTGGTCACCCGGAAACGTGGCTGGCGTAG
- the whiA gene encoding DNA-binding protein WhiA, with translation MSLTADLKREIVTTPVSKPSQVAAEVAATLRFAGGLNLVSRRIVIEAELDMELAAKRLRMFIQKLYDIDSSVVIVSGGALKKGDRYVIRIVESAERLARMSGLIDTHGRPVRGLPPQIVAAGDREALAAWRGAFLARGSLMEPGRSSSMELTSPGPEAALAMVGVARRLGGHGRVREVRDAHRVIIRDAESITNILTALGAYKTLKTWQERRDRRVARGSANRLANFDDANLRRSAQAAVAAGARVARAFEILGEDVPEHLLQAGKLRIKHKQASLEELGKLSTPPLTKDAIAGRIRRLLAMADKSAHEQGISDTESALKDLHIEE, from the coding sequence ATGTCGTTGACTGCTGATTTGAAACGCGAGATTGTGACTACGCCGGTTAGTAAACCGTCACAGGTTGCTGCGGAGGTCGCGGCTACGCTGCGGTTCGCAGGTGGGTTGAACCTGGTTTCGCGTCGCATCGTGATTGAGGCGGAGCTGGATATGGAACTGGCTGCGAAGCGGTTACGAATGTTTATCCAAAAGCTTTACGACATAGATTCCTCCGTGGTGATTGTGTCCGGTGGGGCGCTGAAGAAGGGGGACCGCTACGTAATTCGGATTGTGGAATCGGCGGAGCGGCTGGCGCGGATGAGCGGTCTCATTGATACTCACGGACGGCCAGTGCGCGGCTTACCCCCGCAGATTGTGGCAGCGGGAGACCGAGAGGCACTCGCAGCCTGGCGAGGCGCATTCCTTGCCCGCGGTTCCTTGATGGAACCCGGCCGGTCCTCATCGATGGAACTGACCTCCCCAGGCCCGGAAGCGGCCTTGGCAATGGTGGGGGTGGCTCGTCGGCTCGGTGGGCACGGCCGAGTTCGGGAGGTGCGGGATGCGCACCGCGTTATTATTCGCGACGCCGAGAGCATAACCAATATCCTCACGGCCCTCGGGGCATATAAGACCTTGAAGACGTGGCAGGAACGACGCGACCGGCGGGTGGCACGCGGGAGTGCGAACAGACTGGCTAATTTTGATGATGCGAACCTGCGTCGTTCCGCGCAGGCGGCAGTGGCCGCTGGTGCCCGAGTGGCGCGCGCCTTTGAAATTTTAGGTGAGGACGTGCCCGAACATTTGTTACAAGCAGGTAAATTGCGCATTAAGCACAAGCAAGCTTCGTTAGAAGAATTAGGCAAGCTGTCCACCCCGCCTTTAACGAAAGATGCGATCGCGGGACGTATCCGGCGCCTCCTTGCTATGGCGGATAAATCCGCGCACGAGCAGGGGATAAGCGATACGGAAAGTGCGTTAAAGGACCTCCACATCGAAGAATAA
- the gap gene encoding type I glyceraldehyde-3-phosphate dehydrogenase, which produces MTIRVGINGFGRIGRNFFRAALKKGADIEVVGVNDLTDNETLAHLLQWDSILGKLDQEVSYDENSITVGGKTIKTFEERDPSNINWGEVGADIVIESTGLFTDATKAKAHIDGGAKKVIISAPAKNEDATFVMGVNHTDYDPAKHNIISNASCTTNCLAPMAKVLDEEFGIEQGLMTTIHAYTGDQRIHDAPHKDLRRARAAALNIVPTTTGAAKAVSLVLPQLKGKLDGYALRVPVPTGSVTDLTFTPKKSGVTAEDVNAALKKAAEGDLKGILDYSEGYLVSTDITTDPHTSIIDAPLTKVIGDQVKVVSWYDNEWGYSNALVNLTVYVGERL; this is translated from the coding sequence GTGACCATCCGCGTCGGTATTAACGGCTTCGGTCGTATTGGACGTAACTTCTTCCGTGCCGCTCTCAAGAAGGGCGCTGACATCGAGGTTGTTGGTGTAAACGATCTAACTGACAATGAAACCCTGGCTCACCTGCTTCAGTGGGACTCGATCCTGGGTAAGCTCGACCAGGAAGTCTCCTATGACGAGAACTCCATCACCGTTGGTGGCAAAACCATCAAGACGTTCGAAGAGCGCGATCCCTCCAACATTAACTGGGGAGAGGTTGGCGCCGACATCGTAATCGAGTCCACCGGTCTGTTCACCGATGCGACGAAGGCGAAGGCACACATCGATGGTGGAGCCAAGAAGGTCATCATCTCCGCTCCGGCGAAGAACGAAGACGCCACGTTCGTAATGGGTGTTAACCACACGGACTACGATCCGGCTAAGCACAACATCATCTCGAACGCATCCTGCACCACGAACTGCCTGGCGCCAATGGCGAAGGTCCTGGACGAAGAGTTCGGGATTGAGCAGGGTCTGATGACCACGATTCACGCTTACACCGGTGACCAGCGAATCCACGACGCGCCCCACAAGGACCTGCGTCGCGCTCGCGCTGCCGCGCTGAACATCGTGCCGACCACCACGGGTGCTGCAAAGGCCGTGTCCCTGGTTCTGCCCCAGCTGAAGGGTAAACTGGACGGCTACGCACTGCGCGTACCGGTTCCCACGGGTTCGGTAACGGACCTCACCTTCACCCCGAAGAAGAGTGGCGTAACCGCGGAAGACGTGAACGCTGCACTGAAGAAGGCTGCTGAAGGCGACCTGAAGGGCATTTTGGACTACTCGGAGGGATACCTGGTTTCGACCGATATCACCACCGACCCGCACACGTCGATCATCGACGCACCGCTAACCAAGGTGATCGGTGACCAGGTTAAGGTTGTTTCCTGGTACGACAACGAGTGGGGCTACTCAAACGCTCTTGTGAACCTCACGGTTTACGTGGGCGAGCGTCTCTAG